A single region of the Streptomyces sp. NBC_00236 genome encodes:
- a CDS encoding M1 family metallopeptidase has translation MTTRRSVLALGGAAVAAAVAVPALGSPASARPHGFDPKPGSDGVGDPLFPTLGNGGYQVVHYDLTFDFTPVTYDFTATVKINAKATQDLSAFNLDTDGHTIDSVTVAGRPATWALTPGKSGQELTVTPARPLHHGQAFTTEIRYRGNGKAPRLGLTGWKFGTDGGFASAAQSSRADTFLPCNDTPSDKATWTFHISAPEGFVATANGELTHRTPRADGSTVWHFALRERMATELIGIAVVKGTYLYGSSHRGLPLRHIVPQGQEDKYAPIVARTPDHLAWLEAKFGRYPFSVYGLHIYDGYTDALENQTLSLFSTNWFKLNANGQPGYETTMVHELVHQWFGDSVTPNDWQQAWLNEGPAVYYAGLYGEERGWSVFADKMKATYEKLDAVRAADGPPGLPKALGGTNIYDGGALVLYALSLRIGRSSFDQVMREWVKRFKDSTYTSEAFIRHAVDVTGDRSVDPFLRDWLFGAVNPPMPGHPDWKASA, from the coding sequence ATGACCACACGACGCTCGGTACTCGCACTCGGCGGGGCCGCGGTCGCCGCGGCCGTCGCCGTCCCCGCCCTGGGCTCTCCCGCCTCCGCCCGGCCGCACGGGTTCGACCCGAAGCCCGGCTCCGACGGCGTCGGCGACCCGCTCTTCCCCACGCTCGGCAACGGCGGCTACCAGGTCGTCCACTACGACCTGACCTTCGACTTCACCCCGGTGACGTACGACTTCACCGCGACCGTGAAGATCAACGCCAAGGCCACCCAGGATCTCTCCGCCTTCAACCTGGACACAGACGGCCACACCATCGACTCCGTCACCGTCGCCGGCCGCCCCGCCACCTGGGCGCTCACACCCGGCAAGAGCGGCCAGGAACTGACCGTGACACCCGCCCGCCCCCTCCACCACGGGCAGGCGTTCACCACCGAGATCCGCTACCGGGGCAACGGCAAGGCGCCCCGACTCGGCCTCACCGGCTGGAAGTTCGGCACCGACGGCGGCTTCGCCTCGGCCGCCCAGTCCTCGCGCGCCGACACCTTCCTGCCGTGCAACGACACCCCGTCCGACAAGGCGACGTGGACCTTCCACATCAGCGCCCCCGAGGGCTTCGTCGCCACCGCCAACGGCGAGCTGACCCACAGGACCCCGCGCGCCGACGGCTCCACCGTCTGGCACTTCGCGCTCCGCGAGCGCATGGCGACCGAACTCATCGGGATCGCCGTCGTCAAGGGCACCTATCTGTACGGCAGCAGCCACCGCGGCCTGCCCCTGCGGCACATCGTCCCGCAGGGCCAGGAGGACAAGTACGCCCCGATCGTGGCCCGTACCCCCGACCATCTCGCCTGGCTGGAGGCGAAGTTCGGTCGCTACCCGTTCTCCGTCTACGGACTCCACATCTACGACGGCTACACCGACGCCCTGGAGAACCAGACCCTCTCCCTCTTCTCCACCAACTGGTTCAAGCTCAACGCCAACGGTCAGCCCGGCTACGAGACCACCATGGTCCACGAGCTCGTCCACCAGTGGTTCGGCGACTCCGTCACCCCGAACGACTGGCAGCAGGCCTGGCTCAACGAGGGCCCCGCCGTGTACTACGCGGGCCTGTACGGCGAGGAGCGGGGCTGGTCCGTCTTCGCCGACAAGATGAAGGCGACGTACGAGAAGCTCGACGCGGTCCGCGCCGCCGACGGACCGCCCGGACTGCCCAAGGCGCTCGGCGGCACGAACATCTACGACGGCGGCGCACTCGTCCTGTACGCCCTGAGCCTGCGGATCGGCCGGTCGTCGTTCGACCAGGTCATGCGTGAGTGGGTGAAGCGTTTCAAGGACTCCACCTACACCAGCGAGGCCTTCATCCGGCACGCCGTCGACGTCACGGGCGACCGGTCCGTCGACCCGTTCCTGCGTGACTGGCTCTTCGGAGCCGTCAACCCTCCCATGCCCGGCCACCCCGACTGGAAGGCTTCTGCGTGA
- a CDS encoding right-handed parallel beta-helix repeat-containing protein, which produces MNRSMNVVRGTAAAATAAVLTALLAAPAAQAAPGTRTLFAAPDGRGTSCTVARPCTPEAARDLARTVTGHDVRVLLKDGTYRLDEPLKLGAADSGVSWAAAPGARPVLSGGQDITGWRHNADGTWSADAPAGVTPRQLFIGGKRAIRARGEACAAATCDATEKGMTGATATGIDRWQRPTDAEAVIRVRWRNYHCRIDAVNGDVVTFVQPCWTNSASGTKRTGPSWDTTAVDSSRYSGVAFFENAPELLDQPGEFVWNSTDRTVTYLPRKGENMRHAQAVTPSTEQLLVVDGAHDVTVSGIGFAYAAYRQPDTDEGYAGMQAGLTLTGATGPVDHAGRFYTKPAAAVTVRGGRGVSIDSTRFTHLGGAGAILEAGTKDSSVTRSSFTDLSSGAVYVGDTEPMPGAELTGERNTVAHNTISRTGVEYTDAVGIWAGYEAELTVDHNSLDHLPYSGISVGWGWNQPEAQKSVLRDNKVTNNRITDVMEVAQEQHDGGAIYTQGAQPGTVLSGNYINRSAYGNTERDGNGIYLDEQSSHITVEKNVITRIGYKWVSNWAGYGIENTARNNWTDTAAPALGGRGSVMTDNLTGLDRLPAEAVAVAAGAGARGGPVEQLRTDLARTGTATQSSTEGTATAALALDADTNTDTRTLAEAGAWWQVDLGSVRHVRQVEVWNNSSSTTADFDIVTDDGTVHVSGKALRPTVIDLDSRTRTVRIVASGTGRVALSQVLIHS; this is translated from the coding sequence GTGAACCGCTCCATGAACGTCGTACGAGGAACAGCCGCTGCCGCCACCGCCGCCGTCCTGACCGCGCTTCTCGCGGCCCCGGCCGCCCAGGCCGCACCCGGCACCCGCACCCTGTTCGCGGCCCCGGACGGCCGGGGCACCTCCTGCACCGTTGCCCGCCCCTGTACGCCGGAAGCGGCCCGTGATCTGGCCCGCACGGTGACCGGACATGATGTCCGCGTACTTCTCAAGGACGGGACGTACCGGCTCGACGAACCCCTGAAGCTCGGCGCCGCCGACTCGGGCGTCTCCTGGGCCGCGGCCCCCGGCGCCCGTCCCGTCCTGTCCGGCGGGCAGGACATCACGGGCTGGCGGCATAACGCCGACGGCACCTGGAGCGCCGACGCCCCTGCCGGCGTCACCCCGCGCCAGCTCTTCATCGGCGGGAAGCGTGCGATCCGGGCCCGCGGCGAGGCTTGCGCAGCCGCCACGTGCGACGCGACCGAGAAGGGCATGACGGGCGCCACCGCCACCGGAATCGACCGGTGGCAGCGGCCCACCGACGCCGAGGCCGTCATCCGGGTCCGCTGGCGCAACTACCACTGCCGCATCGACGCCGTCAACGGCGACGTCGTGACCTTCGTCCAGCCCTGCTGGACGAACTCGGCGAGCGGCACGAAGCGCACCGGCCCCTCCTGGGACACCACGGCGGTCGACTCCTCCCGCTACAGCGGTGTCGCCTTCTTCGAGAACGCGCCCGAACTCCTCGACCAGCCGGGCGAGTTCGTGTGGAACTCGACGGACCGCACGGTCACCTACCTGCCGCGCAAGGGCGAGAACATGCGCCACGCGCAGGCCGTCACCCCGTCCACCGAGCAGCTGCTCGTCGTCGACGGCGCCCACGACGTCACCGTCAGCGGGATCGGCTTCGCGTACGCGGCGTACCGACAGCCCGACACCGACGAGGGCTATGCGGGCATGCAGGCCGGTCTCACCCTGACCGGAGCCACCGGACCCGTCGACCACGCGGGCCGCTTCTACACCAAGCCGGCCGCCGCGGTCACCGTCCGCGGAGGCCGGGGGGTGAGCATCGACAGCACCCGGTTCACCCACCTCGGCGGGGCCGGCGCGATCCTGGAGGCCGGCACGAAGGACAGCTCCGTGACCCGGTCCTCCTTCACCGACCTGTCCTCGGGCGCGGTGTACGTCGGCGACACCGAGCCGATGCCCGGCGCCGAACTCACCGGCGAGCGCAACACCGTCGCCCACAACACCATCAGCCGCACGGGCGTCGAGTACACCGACGCGGTGGGCATCTGGGCCGGTTACGAGGCGGAGCTGACGGTCGACCACAACAGCCTGGACCACCTGCCGTACTCCGGGATCTCCGTCGGCTGGGGCTGGAACCAGCCGGAGGCCCAGAAGTCCGTACTGCGTGACAACAAGGTGACGAACAACCGCATCACCGACGTCATGGAGGTCGCCCAGGAGCAGCACGACGGCGGCGCCATCTACACCCAGGGCGCCCAGCCCGGCACCGTCCTGAGCGGCAATTACATCAACCGCTCCGCGTACGGCAACACCGAGCGCGACGGCAACGGCATCTACCTCGACGAGCAGTCCTCGCACATCACCGTCGAGAAGAACGTCATCACCCGCATCGGCTACAAGTGGGTCTCCAACTGGGCGGGTTACGGCATCGAGAACACCGCCCGCAACAACTGGACCGACACCGCCGCGCCCGCGCTCGGCGGCCGGGGTTCCGTCATGACGGACAACCTCACCGGCCTTGACCGGCTGCCCGCCGAAGCGGTCGCAGTCGCCGCCGGTGCGGGTGCCCGCGGCGGCCCGGTCGAGCAGCTGCGCACCGACCTCGCGCGCACCGGCACGGCCACCCAGTCCTCCACCGAGGGAACGGCGACGGCGGCACTCGCCCTGGACGCCGACACCAACACGGACACCCGCACGCTCGCCGAAGCGGGTGCCTGGTGGCAGGTGGACCTCGGCAGCGTCCGGCACGTGCGGCAGGTGGAGGTCTGGAACAACTCCTCCTCCACCACGGCCGACTTCGACATCGTGACGGACGACGGGACGGTGCACGTCAGCGGCAAGGCGCTCCGCCCCACCGTGATCGACCTCGACAGCCGGACCCGCACGGTGAGGATCGTGGCCTCCGGCACGGGCCGGGTGGCCCTCTCCCAGGTCCTCATCCACTCCTGA
- a CDS encoding TetR/AcrR family transcriptional regulator — translation MAEAQQGPRARYREQTRAEIKEAALRQLADGGVAALALTRIAKDMGLSGPALYRYFANRDDLLNALIRDAYDDAATAMGVAAARSEAAGHGPRERLRSLATAYRAWAIGEPHRYLLIQGSPVPGYVAPADTLERARAVLGPFLPVFAGGVPGAGVAPVVAQMAAWLGSESESAVGDWVAEYAADVTGDPAASARALAGAVLAWAQLHGSVGLEAAGQFAGMGHDGDVLLAAQTDMLADAFALG, via the coding sequence ATGGCCGAGGCGCAGCAGGGGCCACGGGCCCGGTACCGGGAGCAGACCCGGGCGGAGATCAAGGAGGCGGCACTGCGGCAGCTCGCCGACGGGGGTGTGGCCGCGCTCGCGCTCACTCGGATCGCGAAGGACATGGGCCTGTCCGGACCGGCGCTCTACCGCTATTTCGCGAACCGGGACGATCTGCTGAACGCCCTGATCAGGGACGCGTACGACGATGCCGCGACGGCGATGGGCGTGGCCGCGGCCCGGTCGGAGGCGGCCGGTCACGGCCCGCGCGAGCGGCTGCGGTCACTGGCCACGGCCTACCGGGCCTGGGCCATCGGCGAACCGCACCGCTATCTGCTGATCCAGGGCTCGCCGGTGCCGGGGTACGTGGCTCCCGCCGACACACTGGAGCGCGCCCGTGCCGTGCTCGGGCCGTTCCTGCCGGTGTTCGCGGGCGGGGTGCCGGGTGCGGGGGTGGCTCCCGTGGTGGCGCAGATGGCCGCCTGGCTGGGGTCGGAGTCGGAGAGTGCCGTGGGCGACTGGGTGGCCGAGTACGCGGCGGACGTCACCGGTGACCCGGCGGCGTCGGCCCGCGCACTGGCCGGCGCGGTGCTCGCGTGGGCGCAGCTGCACGGCTCGGTGGGCCTGGAGGCCGCGGGGCAGTTCGCCGGGATGGGCCACGACGGGGACGTCCTGCTGGCCGCGCAGACCGACATGCTGGCGGACGCGTTCGCCTTGGGGTGA